One window from the genome of Salvia splendens isolate huo1 chromosome 9, SspV2, whole genome shotgun sequence encodes:
- the LOC121747532 gene encoding uncharacterized protein LOC121747532 produces the protein MDSLKMTPASVPSAEESQRVKFLCSFGGSILPRPQDGKLRYVGGETRIVSVPRDITYEDLMGKMRELYEGVTVLKYQQPDEDLDALVSVVNDDDVTNMMEEYDKLGSADGFTRLRIFLFANPDQDGSLHFGDGDERDNERRYVDALNRLNESPDRKPLGELLLVGSLDDVQAAEQYFTQMNLEGSVHGQRNMELPMAQMNLRHLTIPHLGSGQLQQAVNQRCNELEAPWSPVYYSPRQPVDQRPVAEIPTSPSSTRYRTPYGEFDRVPEDYNRPPISNHSIYEQQPQYADNVVLIPPGSVGNMVQGSNVYDGNSVCDHCRVPFQRNQVYHDSSWKPGEQSHLEPPNVGNGYLQVPNSCSECPRHRDVYMLNSDGNLNPPYYSRDLNDPRSMYSETHGHERGWVSPHLSNPWTEELRPQQSLSVSGRLADSYIVDNGMNIPLGHGNVCDGHHVQAHYIHHDDQRYARPGVDYGSQGFQDPSAATGSQLHLQSSEERGVRFGNAPYTYGADNVYQVPHGHIPSPPLWRNVHNPLQGSPSYETPSSQLVNGSAPMGFIRGAMEASPRVRTGLENQSPWAEPSQKVVGYDGSLMSDFPHVRPVKFPPNAYTLENHHPSNMEPVQSAPALATLVTSKDPFTKSDPVLLVDDASVTMNVAASGIHLWSGCETNKPTIINENGAYDGSKEKTNGAVAKDSCVRASIERKSDALASSAVISSDVLKFAIENGDALNGDETKAGAPEQQDDRLEFLPELIESVKEAALQSLKEVKAKVQEDSDLGSAHDADTKDDAQNHKAGVDGNMELEVDSENDNLDHSKIELTKAEAEALDRGLQTIRNEDLEEIRELGSGTYGAVYHGKWKGSDVAIKRIKASCFTGRPSERERLIADFWKEALILSSLHHPNVVSFYGVVRDGPDGSLATVTEFMVNGSLKQFLQKKDRTIDRRKRLIIAMDAAFGMEYLHGKNIVHFDLKCENLLVNMRDPHRPVCKIGDLGLSKVKQHTLVSGGVRGTLPWMAPELLSGKSHMVTEKIDVYSFGIVMWELLTGDEPYTDMHCASIIGGIVNNTLRPQTPTWCDPEWKLLMETCWGSEPAERPSFSEIAQKLRNMAAAMNLK, from the exons ATGGATAGCCTTAAAATGACCCCAGCAAGCGTCCCGAGCGCTGAGGAAAGTCAGCGTGTTAAATTCTTATGTAGTTTCGGTGGTAGTATACTGCCTCGCCCCCAAGATGGGAAGCTTAGATATGTTGGAGGTGAGACGCGGATTGTGAGTGTTCCGCGGGATATAACTTATGAAGACCTCATGGGGAAGATGAGAGAGCTCTACGAGGGTGTAACTGTTCTGAAATACCAGCAGCCGGATGAGGATCTTGATGCTCTTGTATCTGTTGTAAATGACGATGATGTCACAAATATGATGGAGGAGTACGATAAGTTGGGATCCGCCGATGGGTTTACTAGGCTGAGGATATTTTTGTTTGCTAATCCTGATCAAGATGGTTCTTTGCATTTTGGAGATGGAGATGAAAGGGACAATGAGAGGAGGTATGTGGACGCCTTAAATAGACTTAATGAGTCTCCTGACAGGAAGCCACTTGGTGAGTTGTTGCTAGTTGGATCATTAGATGACGTCCAAGCTGCTGAGCAATACTTTACCCAGATGAATCTAGAGGGCAGCGTCCATGGCCAGAGAAACATGGAATTGCCGATGGCTCAGAtgaatctgcggcatctgacaATTCCTCATCTAGGCTCAGGGCAACTCCAGCAAGCAGTTAATCAAAGGTGTAATGAATTGGAGGCTCCATGGAGTCCCGTGTACTACTCTCCTCGACAACCTGTAGATCAGAGACCAGTTGCTGAAATTCCTACTTCACCTTCATCAACTCGTTATCGAACACCATATGGGGAATTTGATAGAGTACCTGAGGATTATAACCGACCTCCAATCAGTAATCATTCTATTTACGAGCAACAGCCACAATATGCAGACAATGTGGTGCTGATTCCACCTGGCTCGGTGGGCAACATGGTCCAAGGGTCCAATGTCTATGACGGAAACAGTGTTTGTGACCATTGCCGGGTGCCATTTCAAAGAAATCAAGTTTATCATGATTCTTCTTGGAAGCCTGGTGAGCAGTCGCATCTAGAGCCACCAAACGTGGGAAATGGATATCTTCAGGTCCCTAATTCTTGTTCTGAGTGCCCTCGACACCGAGACGTATACATGTTGAATTCGGATGGAAACCTGAACCCTCCATACTACAGCAGGGATCTTAACGATCCCCGATCAATGTATTCTGAAACCCATGGTCATGAAAGAGGATGGGTTTCACCTCATCTGTCAAATCCTTGGACTGAGGAACTGAGACCACAGCAATCTTTATCTGTGTCTGGAAGGTTAGCTGATAGTTACATTGTGGACAATGGGATGAATATTCCGCTCGGGCATGGTAATGTATGTGATGGACACCATGTGCAAGCACACTACATCCATCATGATGATCAACGGTATGCTCGTCCTGGAGTTGACTATGGCAGTCAAGGATTTCAGGATCCATCAGCAGCAACTGGATCACAGCTTCATTTGCAGTCTTCAGAGGAGCGTGGTGTTCGCTTCGGGAATGCTCCCTATACATATGGAGCTGATAATGTATACCAGGTTCCTCATGGCCATATTCCTTCACCTCCTCTGTGGAGAAATGTTCATAACCCATTGCAGGGAAGTCCCTCTTATGAAACACCTTCTTCTCAGCTAGTTAACGGCTCTGCTCCCATGGGCTTCATTCGTGGTGCTATGGAGGCAAGTCCCAGGGTGAGAACTGGTTTAGAGAATCAGAGTCCCTGGGCGGAGCCATCGCAGAAAGTTGTGGGTTATGATGGTTCTCTCATGTCAGACTTTCCTCATGTCCGGCCTGTGAAATTTCCTCCTAATGCCTACACCTTGGAGAATCACCATCCATCTAATATGGAACCTGTCCAATCAGCACCTGCGTTGGCTACACTAGTCACTTCTAAAGATCCATTTACCAAGTCTGATCCAGTCTTACTAGTTGATGATGCATCAGTGACTATGAATGTTGCTGCTTCTGGGATACATCTCTGGAGTGGCTGTGAAACTAATAAACCAACTATCATTAACGAGAATGGTGCATATGATGGGAGCAAAGAGAAAACTAATGGAGCAGTGGCCAAAGATTCCTGTGTTCGTGCTTCCATTGAGAGGAAGTCAGATGCTTTAGCATCATCTGCTGTCATAAGTTCTGATGTTCTCAAATTTGCTATTGAAAATGGTGATGCTTTAAATGGCGATGAAACTAAAGCTGGTGCTCCCGAGCAGCAAGATGACAGATTAGAATTCTTGCCCGAGTTGATTGAATCTGTGAAGGAGGCAGCTTTACAGAGTTTGAAGGAGGTGAAAGCTAAAGTTCAAGAAGACTCTGATTTGGGCAGTGCGCATGATGCTGATACAAAGGATGATGCTCAAAACCACAAAGCTGGAGTG GATGGCAACATGGAGTTGGAGGTAGATTCTGAAAATGACAATTTAGACCACTCCAAGATAGAGTTGACAAAAGCTGAGGCAGAAGCACTTGATCGAGGATTGCAG ACAATAAGAAATGAAGATCTGGAGGAAATTCGGGAATTAGGTTCTGGAACTTATGGTGCTGTATACCATGGGAAATGGAAAGGATCAGATGTAgcaataaaaagaataaaagcCAGCTGCTTTACTGGAAGACCATCTGAAAGGGAACGTCTG ATTGCTGATTTCTGGAAAGAAGCTCTGATACTAAGTTCATTGCACCATCCAAATGTTGTCTCTTTCTATGGGGTGGTTCGTGATGGCCCTGATGGATCTTTAGCAACTGTAACTGAGTTCATGGTTAATGGATCTTTGAAACAATTTCTTCAAAAAAAGGACAG AACAATTGATAGACGTAAGAGACTCATAATTGCAATGGATGCTGCATTTGGCATGGAGTACTTGCACGGAAAAAATATTGTTCATTTTGACCTTAAATGTGAAAATCTGTTGGTGAACATGAGAGACCCACATCGTCCAGTGTGCAAG aTCGGCGACCTGGGCTTATCAAAGGTAAAACAGCATACTTTAGTGTCGGGAGGTGTTCGTGGTACATTACCGTGGATGGCACCTGAACTCCTGAGTGGAAAGAGTCACATGGTGACAGAAAAG ATTGATGTTTACTCATTCGGGATTGTCATGTGGGAACTACTTACGGGTGATGAGCCATATACGGATATGCACTGTGCTTCTATAATTG GTGGGATTGTGAACAACACATTGCGCCCACAAACACCTACATGGTGTGACCCGGAATGGAAGTTGTTGATGGAAACTTGCTGGGGTTCAGAACCAGCGGAGAGGCCATCGTTCTCAGAAATAGCTCAGAAGTTGAGAAATATGGCTGCAGCAATGAATCTGAAATGA
- the LOC121747564 gene encoding pathogenesis-related protein PR-1-like has translation MLRRRIPILVFLFLAVIPDNAAASSSKSQFLSVQNAARAALRLPPLAWDRRIAQFAASYARRRRADCELRHSGGPYGENIFWGSGGAWTAGQAAAEWVAERREYSYKSNSCADGRQCGHYTQIVWRETTRMGCARVVCDRGRGVFVICNYNPPGNYVGERPY, from the coding sequence ATGCTACGCCGCCGCATTCCAATCCTCGTGTTCCTCTTCCTCGCCGTGATTCCGGACAACGCCGCCGCCTCGTCCTCGAAGAGCCAGTTCCTCTCGGTGCAGAACGCGGCCAGGGCGGCGCTGCGCCTCCCCCCGCTGGCGTGGGATCGGCGGATAGCACAGTTCGCGGCGTCCTACGCTCGGCGGCGGCGCGCCGACTGCGAGCTGCGGCACTCCGGCGGGCCGTACGGAGAGAACATATTCTGGGGCAGCGGCGGAGCGTGGACGGCGGGGCAGGCGGCGGCGGAGTGGGTGGCGGAGCGGCGGGAGTACAGCTACAAGTCGAATTCGTGCGCGGATGGGCGGCAGTGCGGGCATTACACGCAGATCGTGTGGAGGGAGACGACGAGGATGGGCTGCGCCAGAGTCGTGTGCGACCGAGGGAGGGGTGTTTTCGTCATTTGCAACTACAATCCGCCCGGAAATTACGTTGGCGAAAGGCCTTATTGA
- the LOC121747452 gene encoding transcription factor MYB36-like: protein MGRAPCCDKANVKKGPWSPEEDFKLKSYIDQHGTGNNWIALPQKIGLKRCGKSCRLRWLNYLRPNIKHGGFTEEEDNIICSLYISIGSRWSIIAAQLPGRTDNDIKNYWNTRLKKKLLGRHRKSSPRREPEGEDAFDLQNLSNSAMERLQLHLQLQTLQNPFSLYNNPALWPKLNHKMIETLDSLNQNIPVLNLPAPPSLGQEDSIKIPVQFDSKSGVVEQNPIVVNDGFAAAAAGENLQTIGDDELDYFKEMGGAGRENLAWWCNEFEVKSSSWDSTAVIDEHVYGDYGMSF, encoded by the exons ATGGGGAGAGCTCCATGCTGTGACAAAGCCAATGTGAAGAAGGGACCTTGGTCTCCTGAAGAAGATTTCAAACTCAAATCATACATCGATCAACACGGCACCGGAAACAATTGGATCGCTCTTCCTCAGAAAATCG GGTTGAAGAGATGTGGGAAGAGTTGCAGGCTGAGATGGCTGAATTACTTGAGGCCTAACATCAAGCATGGTGGATTTACTGAGGAAGAAGACAACATTATTTGCAGCCTCTACATCAGCATAGGCAGCAG GTGGTCTATAATCGCGGCGCAGCTACCGGGGAGAACTGACAACGACATCAAGAACTACTGGAACACTCGGCTCAAGAAGAAGCTCCTCGGCCGGCACAGGAAGTCGAGCCCAAGGAGGGAGCCGGAGGGCGAAGACGCCTTCGATCTGCAGAACCTGAGCAACTCAGCCATGGAGAGGCTCCAGCTCCACTTGCAGCTGCAGACACTCCAAaatcctttctctctctacaacaATCCTGCCCTCTGGCCCAAGCTGAACCACAAGATGATCGAAACCCTAGATTCTCTCAATCAGAATATTCCAGTCTTGAATCTCCCCGCCCCTCCTTCTCTCGGACAAGAAGATTCAATCAAGATTCCGGTTCAGTTCGACTCGAAATCCGGGGTGGTGGAGCAGAATCCTATTGTAGTCAACGACGGTTTTGCTGCGGCGGCGGCAGGGGAAAATCTGCAGACAATTGGTGATGATGAGTTGGATTATTTTAAGGAAATGGGTGGTGCAGGGAGGGAGAATCTTGCATGGTGGTGTAATGAATTCGAGGTGAAGTCGAGCTCGTGGGATTCGACGGCTGTGATTGATGAGCATGTGTATGGAGATTATGGTATGAGTTTTTAG